From the genome of Blautia pseudococcoides, one region includes:
- a CDS encoding APH(3') family aminoglycoside O-phosphotransferase produces the protein MERKIPESIKKQIENKDYSRDTIGRSGSQILCFSDMVLKADRDREESRNEHEILSWLQGRLPVPKIICAEKMGGTRFLLMTKVKGAMLCDAQYLENPGLLVHLLAEGLKMLRKVDISGCPAKRNLDFKLQQASVNVADGLELETGTEPDLYGTEEFHSPEGLLLWLREHKPREEMVFSHGDYCLPNIFAENEDISGFIDLGRAGIADFWQDIALCVRSLQYNIGKNEGCVKQLFEELEIAPDWEKIRYYILLDELF, from the coding sequence ATGGAAAGAAAAATTCCTGAAAGTATAAAAAAACAGATAGAAAACAAGGACTACAGCAGGGATACCATCGGCAGGTCCGGTTCCCAGATACTTTGTTTTTCAGACATGGTTCTGAAAGCGGATAGGGATAGGGAAGAATCCAGAAATGAACATGAAATCCTAAGCTGGCTGCAGGGCAGACTTCCGGTACCAAAGATCATCTGTGCAGAGAAAATGGGGGGTACAAGATTTTTGCTGATGACAAAGGTAAAGGGTGCCATGCTTTGTGATGCACAGTATTTGGAAAATCCGGGGCTTCTGGTCCATCTCCTTGCGGAGGGGTTAAAAATGCTGCGGAAGGTGGATATCAGCGGGTGTCCGGCAAAACGGAACCTGGATTTTAAATTGCAGCAGGCGTCTGTCAATGTGGCAGATGGGCTGGAATTGGAAACAGGTACAGAGCCGGATCTATACGGAACAGAAGAGTTTCACAGCCCGGAAGGACTTCTTTTATGGCTGAGAGAACATAAGCCCAGGGAGGAGATGGTTTTTTCCCATGGAGACTACTGTCTGCCAAATATTTTTGCTGAAAATGAGGATATCAGTGGATTTATAGATCTGGGAAGAGCCGGTATTGCGGATTTTTGGCAGGATATTGCACTGTGTGTCAGAAGCCTGCAGTATAATATAGGAAAAAATGAAGGCTGCGTAAAGCAGTTGTTTGAGGAACTGGAAATCGCTCCGGACTGGGAGAAGATCAGATATTATATCTTGTTGGATGAACTGTTTTAG
- a CDS encoding NUDIX hydrolase N-terminal domain-containing protein, with protein MKNESKKWLDWAVELQSLAQSALYYCKDKYDIERFERIREISAEIISEQAEMPFEKVKDLFCCEVGYQTPKMDCRAAIIEGDKILLVKENDGRWSMPGGWVDVDLSVKENTIKEVKEEAGLNVTADMVIAVQDREKHNKPLYAYKICKVFLLCTAISGHFEKNLETMDSGYFSMDELPPLAEDKNTKEQIVMCFEASKAEHWKTQFD; from the coding sequence ATGAAGAATGAAAGTAAGAAATGGCTGGACTGGGCAGTGGAGCTTCAGAGTCTTGCGCAGAGCGCGCTGTATTACTGCAAAGACAAATATGATATAGAACGTTTTGAGCGTATCCGGGAAATTTCCGCGGAGATCATCAGTGAACAGGCGGAGATGCCTTTTGAAAAAGTCAAAGATCTGTTTTGCTGTGAGGTGGGATACCAGACACCGAAGATGGACTGCAGGGCAGCCATAATAGAAGGAGATAAGATCCTTCTTGTAAAAGAAAATGACGGCAGATGGTCTATGCCGGGCGGATGGGTGGACGTGGATCTGTCGGTAAAGGAGAACACCATCAAAGAGGTGAAAGAGGAGGCAGGCCTTAATGTGACAGCCGATATGGTCATTGCAGTCCAGGACAGGGAAAAGCATAATAAACCATTATATGCATATAAAATATGCAAAGTCTTTCTTCTGTGCACAGCGATCAGCGGTCATTTTGAAAAGAATCTGGAAACTATGGACAGCGGCTATTTTTCCATGGATGAGCTTCCGCCGCTTGCGGAGGATAAAAATACAAAAGAGCAGATTGTCATGTGTTTTGAGGCGTCAAAAGCGGAGCACTGGAAAACACAGTTTGATTAA
- a CDS encoding GNAT family N-acetyltransferase gives MLTYKEIEREDLPLLAAMYVETFNAPPWNDAWTEETAGKRLRQMAESETFYGICAFEENVLCGMVLGFSEQFYDGVLFEIKEFCVRNASRGNGLGSAIYHEFEGRLQEKGINKIQLMTLRGNATEHFYEKNGFETDKDLIFMKKCAK, from the coding sequence ATGCTTACATATAAAGAAATTGAGAGAGAGGATCTGCCGCTTCTTGCAGCCATGTATGTGGAGACCTTTAATGCTCCGCCGTGGAACGATGCCTGGACAGAGGAGACTGCGGGAAAGAGACTGAGGCAGATGGCGGAGTCTGAAACTTTCTACGGGATTTGTGCTTTTGAGGAGAATGTTCTCTGCGGCATGGTCTTAGGATTTTCCGAACAGTTTTATGATGGCGTTTTGTTTGAGATAAAAGAGTTTTGTGTAAGAAATGCCAGCCGTGGAAACGGACTTGGTTCTGCCATTTACCATGAATTTGAGGGAAGACTGCAGGAAAAAGGCATTAACAAGATTCAGCTTATGACTCTTAGGGGAAATGCCACGGAACATTTTTATGAAAAGAATGGATTTGAGACAGATAAAGATTTGATCTTTATGAAAAAATGCGCTAAATAG
- a CDS encoding GNAT family N-acetyltransferase has protein sequence MKHKGTEVLETDRLLLRRFTIHDAAAMFHNWAKDEQVTKYLMWPAHKSPEVSREVLEDWIFHYGEKDFYQWAITVKENGEEPVGSISVVLKDDSIKMVHIGYCIGKNWWHKGVTSEALKEVIRYFMEEVQVNRVESRHDPRNVNSGKVMQKCGMKYEGTRRQADLNNQGICDASGYAILAEDYFS, from the coding sequence ATGAAGCACAAAGGAACGGAAGTGCTGGAGACGGACAGATTACTTCTGCGCCGTTTTACCATTCATGATGCAGCGGCAATGTTTCACAACTGGGCAAAGGATGAGCAGGTGACAAAGTACCTTATGTGGCCTGCCCACAAGAGCCCGGAAGTTTCCAGGGAGGTTTTGGAAGACTGGATCTTCCATTATGGAGAGAAAGACTTTTATCAGTGGGCCATCACAGTGAAGGAAAATGGAGAGGAGCCGGTGGGCAGCATTTCCGTTGTATTAAAAGATGATTCTATAAAAATGGTCCACATTGGCTACTGTATCGGAAAGAATTGGTGGCACAAAGGCGTTACCTCTGAGGCACTGAAAGAGGTGATCCGCTATTTTATGGAGGAAGTACAGGTGAATCGTGTGGAATCCCGCCATGATCCCCGTAATGTCAATTCGGGAAAAGTGATGCAGAAGTGCGGAATGAAGTACGAAGGCACCAGGAGGCAGGCGGACTTAAATAACCAGGGAATCTGCGACGCATCAGGTTATGCCATACTGGCAGAAGATTACTTTTCATGA
- a CDS encoding Rpn family recombination-promoting nuclease/putative transposase gives MARKKFEQLNLKDAFLFSAALEDPETCRLILELFLGYPIAKITVHAEHSILLSSDFKSVRLDIYASDELAVGYNMEMQNEKENNLPMRSRYYQSELDIAALKPGEDYNDMKPGYIIFICTFDPFGKGLYKYTFENRCLETDMPLGDKTMKIFFNTKGINPDEVSEELLAFLAYVEDSTDSCAEKTQSETVHKIHNRIKELKRNREMGAKFMLLEELIKNAEKKAEKKAGAEGISKGRREEQNRYSGLILQLAKDGRSDLIVKAASDTHLLNALYEEYKL, from the coding sequence AAGGATGCTTTTCTCTTTTCTGCTGCACTTGAAGATCCGGAGACGTGCCGGCTGATACTGGAGTTGTTTCTAGGGTATCCCATAGCAAAGATCACCGTACACGCGGAACACAGTATTTTGCTCAGTTCTGATTTCAAAAGCGTCCGGCTGGATATCTATGCCAGTGACGAGTTAGCCGTTGGCTATAACATGGAAATGCAAAACGAGAAGGAAAACAATCTGCCCATGCGGTCGCGGTATTACCAGAGCGAACTGGACATAGCCGCCTTAAAACCTGGAGAAGATTACAATGATATGAAACCGGGCTATATTATTTTCATTTGTACGTTTGACCCATTTGGCAAAGGTCTGTACAAGTATACTTTTGAAAACCGCTGCCTGGAAACAGACATGCCTCTTGGAGATAAGACGATGAAAATCTTCTTTAATACAAAGGGCATCAATCCAGATGAGGTTTCAGAAGAACTGCTTGCATTTCTTGCATATGTCGAGGACAGTACGGACTCTTGTGCAGAGAAAACCCAAAGTGAAACTGTTCATAAAATCCACAATAGGATCAAAGAATTGAAAAGGAATAGGGAAATGGGGGCGAAGTTTATGCTGCTGGAAGAACTGATCAAGAATGCCGAAAAAAAGGCCGAGAAAAAGGCCGGTGCTGAAGGCATCTCTAAGGGAAGGCGCGAAGAGCAGAATCGCTACAGCGGTCTGATTCTTCAATTGGCGAAAGACGGACGAAGTGACCTGATTGTGAAAGCTGCTTCTGACACACATCTGCTGAATGCTTTATATGAGGAATATAAATTATGA